The Desulfobulbaceae bacterium DB1 genome includes a region encoding these proteins:
- a CDS encoding potassium transporter TrkA — protein MERLDGTHPANAVIVGCGRLGSLLAGELSRMGSRVMIIDRNSSSFELLDVGFSGFRVIGDAVEVEVLLAADLQQADCLLTTTEKDTVNLMVAQVAKILFSVPLVLARVYDPKREVLYREFGIETISPTSLTADAFLRALCPKRGLS, from the coding sequence ATGGAAAGATTAGACGGAACGCATCCCGCGAATGCCGTGATCGTCGGCTGTGGACGCTTGGGTTCATTGCTGGCCGGCGAACTGAGCCGAATGGGCAGTCGGGTAATGATCATCGACCGCAACAGCTCTTCCTTTGAGCTTCTTGACGTCGGATTCAGTGGTTTTCGGGTGATCGGCGATGCCGTTGAGGTCGAGGTACTGCTGGCCGCCGATTTACAGCAGGCTGATTGCCTTCTGACCACAACGGAAAAAGACACGGTCAATCTCATGGTGGCCCAGGTGGCAAAGATCCTTTTTTCGGTCCCGCTGGTGCTGGCACGGGTCTATGACCCGAAACGGGAAGTCCTTTATCGTGAATTCGGCATTGAAACCATCAGTCCAACGAGCCTGACGGCTGATGCATTCCTGCGCGCTCTTTGCCCGAAAAGAGGTTTGTCGTGA